GGTGCGGGTAAATCGACACTGATGAATATTATGTGCGGGGTGTTGAGACAGACGGATGGGGATGTTTATATAAATGGAATGAACACGAAGGATAACCCCGTGGAGGCAAAACGTTTTATCGGATTTTTACCCCAACATCCACCTTTACGGATTGATTTGACCGTGGAGGAGTATTTGACATATTGTGCTTATTTACGTTGGATTCCTTCTGCAGCAGTAAAAGAGGCCGTGGAGGAAGCTATGGAAAAATGTAAGATAACCCATTTCAGAAAGCGTTTGATCCGGAATTTATCAGGAGGATACCAGCAACGGGTAGGTATTGCACAAGCTATTATTCATAAGCCGGTTCTTGTTGTGTTGGATGAACCAACTAACGGGTTGGACCCAAACCAGATTGTCGAGATCCGACATTTGATCAAAGAGATTGCGGAAGAACGAACTGTGATTTTATCTACACATATGCTGACAGAAGTGCAAGCTATTTGTGATCATATCCGAATGATTGAAGAAGGACATTTGGTTTTTTCCGGAACGGTAGACGAATTTAATAATTATATTGTTCCGAATAGTTTGCTGGTAACTTTGAAACAGGCTCCACCTTTGAATGAATTGTTACAATTGGAAGGGATTGTTGATGGGGAAGAAATGGGAGATCATCGTTTTCGGTTGAGTTTTAAAGATGTGAATGGCGTGGTGGAACGCTTGGTGGAGACGAGTGTGGAGAAAAAATGGCAGTTAGTAGAAGTTGGGGTTGAAAAAAAATCGTTGGATGCCATCTTTGCCGAGTTATCAAAAAAGAAATAGTCATATTAAAATCAGGGATTTATGAAAATTATATATAGAATAGCTTTAGCGGAGTTACAATCTCTCTTTTATTCTCCGGTAGCTTGGTTGATTCTAATCGTGTTTACAATTCAATGTTCTTTTGCTTTTACGGGAGTAGTGGATGCAAATGTGGTACGGAAAGCTATGGGATATGGTGTTGGT
The window above is part of the Butyricimonas paravirosa genome. Proteins encoded here:
- a CDS encoding ABC transporter ATP-binding protein, which encodes MEEAIVKVVNLSHRYSVQWAIQGISFDVQKNGIQGLLGSNGAGKSTLMNIMCGVLRQTDGDVYINGMNTKDNPVEAKRFIGFLPQHPPLRIDLTVEEYLTYCAYLRWIPSAAVKEAVEEAMEKCKITHFRKRLIRNLSGGYQQRVGIAQAIIHKPVLVVLDEPTNGLDPNQIVEIRHLIKEIAEERTVILSTHMLTEVQAICDHIRMIEEGHLVFSGTVDEFNNYIVPNSLLVTLKQAPPLNELLQLEGIVDGEEMGDHRFRLSFKDVNGVVERLVETSVEKKWQLVEVGVEKKSLDAIFAELSKKK